One segment of Dolichospermum sp. DET69 DNA contains the following:
- a CDS encoding acyltransferase, translating to MFNKQRLLGIDLLRGLAAFAVIVVHSGDETWGVSVSYWALQFRLFFYFAVPFFLATSFFFTTRKLGENISLQFLLAKFQRIFIPYTVWSIFYIVLGIIIFPLIHQSHRINELFQDPFAIIFFGGASYHLYFLPLLFSGTLLVFLLDNLVKHRSRIKIMAFLSIVGIIVNYLIAWSGNSFNLGSHTAFTSLLSLMKPNTIEYLVARFLLVQIVWILICLPYFCLAVVLNHLLLKVNSSVVKSRSTILLFLCIFIVVNTLGKVFIASEVSNIIIAFSLLFVGICLSSQIKESKIIKDLGNCSFGIYLIHPIIKKTMGIILTFAVPQVTSQVTVMSMLCFSIPSFFISWLVVSLLMKNKHFAKYIFGN from the coding sequence ATGTTTAATAAACAAAGACTACTAGGTATTGATTTGCTCCGGGGACTTGCTGCTTTTGCGGTAATTGTTGTTCATTCAGGTGATGAAACATGGGGGGTTTCTGTAAGTTATTGGGCATTACAGTTCAGGTTATTCTTTTATTTTGCTGTCCCATTTTTTTTAGCAACATCTTTCTTTTTTACAACCCGTAAGCTGGGTGAGAATATTTCTTTACAATTTTTATTAGCTAAATTTCAACGTATTTTTATACCCTACACTGTTTGGAGTATATTTTATATAGTTTTGGGAATAATTATTTTCCCACTTATACATCAAAGTCATCGCATAAATGAGCTTTTTCAAGACCCATTTGCAATTATATTTTTTGGTGGTGCATCCTATCATCTCTACTTTTTACCACTCTTATTTTCAGGAACTTTATTAGTTTTTTTATTAGATAATCTAGTAAAACACCGCAGTAGAATTAAAATAATGGCTTTTTTATCTATTGTGGGGATTATTGTTAACTATTTGATTGCATGGTCGGGTAATTCGTTTAACTTAGGTTCTCATACTGCTTTCACAAGCTTATTAAGCTTGATGAAACCTAATACAATAGAATATCTGGTAGCTAGATTCTTACTTGTTCAGATTGTATGGATTTTAATTTGCCTACCTTACTTTTGTTTAGCAGTAGTTTTAAATCATCTGCTTTTAAAAGTAAATTCATCTGTAGTTAAGAGCAGAAGTACAATTTTATTATTTTTATGTATTTTTATTGTTGTCAATACCTTAGGAAAAGTATTTATAGCAAGTGAAGTCAGTAATATTATTATAGCCTTCTCTTTGTTGTTTGTTGGTATCTGTTTGTCAAGTCAGATAAAAGAAAGTAAGATAATTAAAGATTTGGGTAACTGTTCTTTTGGAATTTACTTAATTCATCCAATTATAAAAAAGACAATGGGAATTATTTTGACTTTTGCCGTTCCTCAAGTAACTTCCCAAGTAACGGTTATGTCTATGTTGTGTTTTTCTATCCCTAGTTTTTTCATAAGTTGGTTAGTTGTATCACTGTTAATGAAAAATAAACATTTTGCTAAATATATATTTGGTAATTAG
- a CDS encoding glycosyltransferase family 4 protein — MHILIAALHRPTNPTGVCRYAANLAQCLADTQEVSKVTLIVGAWQKYYFESFFNSHKIELISVDIKNSSLSRNIWFLFGLPKIVKGLNSDIVHLSFPLPFLRPLFSVPVVSTIHDLYPYEKPEVFGYPNVIFNQLFLKQCIEHSDGLTCVSKTTLSSLKSYFPNIQSLKPINAIYNYVDFSNIVPKKYTNLNMSDHNSFLLCVAQHRKNKNIDLLIQSFSFLKQHNYLKDATKLIIVGNTGPETESLHNLIQTLHLQDQVILIHAIKDNELCWLYQKCQVFIAASSQEGFCLPLAEALYFSCQIVCSNIPILREVGGSNCCYFDLEGDAVNNLSQAIISTLEQPLNKTVDDFRFSKLDIAYQYLKLYSRFVCI, encoded by the coding sequence ATGCACATACTAATTGCTGCTTTACACAGACCTACAAATCCAACTGGCGTTTGTAGATATGCTGCAAATCTGGCTCAATGTTTGGCCGATACTCAAGAGGTTAGCAAGGTAACTTTAATTGTCGGAGCATGGCAGAAGTATTACTTTGAATCATTTTTTAATTCCCACAAAATTGAATTAATCAGTGTAGATATCAAAAATAGTTCGTTGTCTAGAAATATCTGGTTTTTATTTGGGTTACCAAAAATAGTGAAAGGACTTAATTCTGACATTGTTCATTTATCTTTTCCTTTGCCTTTCCTGCGGCCACTTTTCTCTGTTCCTGTTGTTTCCACAATTCACGATTTATATCCTTATGAAAAACCAGAAGTATTTGGATATCCCAACGTTATATTTAATCAGTTGTTTTTAAAACAATGTATAGAACATAGTGATGGTCTTACCTGTGTTTCTAAGACCACATTAAGTAGCTTGAAATCATACTTCCCAAATATTCAATCACTCAAACCTATTAATGCTATTTATAATTATGTAGATTTTAGTAATATTGTTCCTAAAAAATATACTAATTTAAACATGAGTGATCATAATTCTTTTTTGTTATGCGTTGCTCAACATCGGAAAAACAAAAATATAGATTTGTTGATTCAATCATTTTCTTTTTTAAAGCAACATAATTATCTAAAAGATGCCACAAAGCTAATTATTGTTGGCAATACTGGACCAGAAACAGAAAGTTTACATAATCTAATTCAGACTCTTCATCTTCAGGATCAAGTGATATTAATTCATGCCATTAAAGATAATGAATTATGTTGGCTGTACCAAAAATGTCAGGTTTTTATTGCAGCTTCATCTCAGGAAGGATTTTGTCTTCCATTAGCAGAAGCTTTATATTTTTCTTGTCAAATAGTTTGTTCTAATATTCCCATACTTAGAGAAGTTGGCGGTTCTAACTGTTGTTATTTTGATCTGGAAGGTGATGCTGTTAATAATCTCTCACAAGCCATTATTTCTACTTTAGAACAGCCTTTAAATAAAACTGTTGATGATTTTCGCTTTTCTAAATTAGATATAGCATATCAATATCTAAAATTATATTCTAGATTTGTCTGTATTTAA
- a CDS encoding glycosyltransferase family 4 protein, translating to MKILMSAYSCEPGMGSEPGVGWNIAREAAKYHEVWVLTRPDESQDIINAELARHPIPNLHFVYFTLPFWQDSRRWGQSGGMQFHYYLWQIQAYFVARDLHQKIGFDLSHHVTFVKYSSPCFLSLLPIPLVWGPVGGGESAPASFWQDFSLNGKIYEIARSGARWLGEKDPFVRLTAQRSAVVRATTKDTAQCLYKMGVNHVHILPESGLSAEDIKHLNQYEIANEPIVRFISMGRLLHWKGFHLGMRAFAQANLPNTEYWIVGDGPEWDQLQTLASDLGIAKKVKFWGKLPREKALDLLRDCHVLVHPSLHDSGGWVCMEAMSAGRPVICLDLGGPAVQVTEATGFKIPADEPYQAVRDLAAAMIHLVQNPQLRIAMGQAGRKLVNENYSWQVVGERLNQLYLEVANKKVGV from the coding sequence ATGAAGATTTTAATGTCTGCTTACTCCTGTGAACCAGGTATGGGTTCTGAACCTGGTGTGGGTTGGAATATTGCCCGCGAAGCTGCTAAATACCATGAAGTTTGGGTACTCACCCGACCCGATGAAAGTCAGGATATTATTAACGCAGAATTGGCACGCCACCCCATTCCCAATCTTCACTTTGTTTACTTTACCCTCCCCTTTTGGCAAGATAGCCGACGCTGGGGACAGTCTGGGGGAATGCAGTTTCACTATTACCTCTGGCAAATTCAAGCCTATTTTGTCGCCCGTGACTTACATCAGAAAATTGGCTTTGACTTGAGCCATCATGTCACCTTTGTTAAGTATTCCAGTCCTTGCTTCCTCTCACTCCTACCGATTCCCCTTGTTTGGGGTCCTGTAGGTGGTGGAGAATCAGCACCAGCAAGCTTTTGGCAGGATTTTAGCTTAAATGGCAAAATTTACGAAATTGCTCGGAGCGGCGCTCGCTGGCTGGGAGAAAAAGACCCGTTTGTCCGTCTGACTGCTCAAAGAAGTGCTGTAGTCCGAGCCACAACTAAAGATACAGCCCAGTGTCTCTATAAAATGGGTGTGAATCATGTGCATATTTTGCCGGAATCAGGGTTATCAGCAGAAGACATTAAACATCTAAATCAATATGAAATAGCTAATGAGCCAATAGTCCGATTTATCAGCATGGGTAGACTTTTGCACTGGAAAGGGTTTCATTTAGGAATGCGTGCTTTTGCCCAAGCGAATTTACCAAATACAGAGTATTGGATAGTAGGAGATGGACCAGAATGGGATCAACTACAAACTTTAGCATCAGACTTAGGAATTGCTAAAAAAGTTAAATTTTGGGGCAAATTACCTCGTGAAAAGGCTTTAGATTTATTAAGGGACTGTCATGTCCTAGTTCATCCCAGCTTACATGATTCTGGAGGTTGGGTATGTATGGAAGCAATGTCCGCAGGTCGTCCTGTAATTTGTTTAGATTTAGGGGGACCGGCTGTTCAAGTTACAGAGGCAACTGGTTTTAAGATTCCTGCTGACGAACCATATCAGGCGGTTCGTGACCTAGCAGCAGCCATGATTCATTTAGTTCAAAATCCACAACTGAGAATTGCTATGGGTCAAGCAGGCCGAAAATTAGTAAATGAAAACTACAGTTGGCAGGTTGTAGGAGAGCGTTTAAATCAACTTTATTTAGAGGTTGCTAACAAAAAGGTAGGGGTTTAG